gctactgcaccttgatactcggcagtctcacaaccactcagtgacttggatttttcaagtctccaaccgagaagttttcctcactcgggaaattaagggaacactacctcaaactacatgcttcactcacaaagcttcaacaatacaggtttcaacaaaagcaaaaattcaaagaactttatgaagaaggctttggtgtatttaacacaatatgttgaaatgaagcaaagcttatttattaatattttcgataagccacaaatatgtacatatacatgagtcaaaataaacaaacaaaagggagccttcacaaaggttgcttaggggaagtctcagcagtcggtaaagccccagaaagagaaagcaccggagggtggttatccggagcctcagtacttgacaaaaccccagaaggaggaggcattggaggttcatcatttgaagcttcattaccaggtacaaccctagaggacgaaggcaataaatgcctttggaacaaacccacaaaccgctgatgatcaagtaaaaccttaccatcagattccttcatctggtcaagcttcctcttcatgtttgtagcatagtcatgggcgagccggtgcaactgcttattctcatgcttgagccctctaatctcctgtttgagactcatcacttcagcagccaatgattcaacttggcgggttctagcaaataggcgttgggccatattagacacagaacctgcacactgaacactaagagccagagagtccttaacagccaactcatcagaccgtttggaaagtagtctgttatctttgggagtgagaaggttcctggccaccactgcagcggtcatatcattcttcatcacagaatccccaacggtaaggggaccagtaggggatatgaaggatgggcgccatatgttgtctggagaaggcgtggctgtctcttcttcaaggttcaagtcaaaacgacggtcggagggtccagacattttcaaatgtgttgaagaaggaagaggtcagacaaatcaagatcttagaagtgcaagaaatgagcttctactggtagagattcaagtgtgctgtggaacttaatgtcagcctctataaaaatctgcactcgacggagcttcagaaatcgaagaggcgtttgctttctcaaaagctgggctgctcagagaccacgagggccgatctcagaaatcgaagaggcgtttgctttctcaaaagctgggctgttcagagaccacgagggccgatctcagaaatcgaagaagcacctgctttttcagcctcgtcagcacctgtcacatgcacaatcagctttgcggaaattacgggcactctgtcgaagatttctggtgaagtagaaagcacgtgaatcttactgttcaatcaccgctctccatatgcaccatcaactcctcgggtaccacatataactttgtcaaagatctctgacaaagtttaagcacgagaatttcgaagttccagctaccctactattacccataagggtaaaggaacagcaccactgcttgacaactggaaagtccctatgtgtgtcgacctccgtgttttgcggcaagacaggttggcaagaacgtccaacctttactcacattcgagaaaagactcccaacataattactttctaaaaaaccggagtagcaccgctttccgaatctcgagagtcagatcctcgacgggattgcttgttcgaaaaccgaagaggcacaactctcagaacttcgagagccagatttccttagataaagcttgtctgtaatcttcacacgtaacatcagctttccagataccacataccactttttcaaagtgctctgacaaaattaaaacacgtgaagctggcagctcccactacattgctgtgaccaagaagggtaaaggaatagcattactacttgttattgggaaatccctatatacattgacctccctcctcaacggacagaaaaacctgcaaaaatgctcaaccctttctcgcattcgaaaaggcaccctcaacataacctctcgaaatactcagctttatttccccccgataatgcctcagcaaataagccacaccaagaacaagagtatctcatattatcagggtcgaaagcaagagtatcccatatcatgctttctccctgtctttgtctttgtccttgtccacacctgcaggacaaggagaaagagagcagtcagtcggaacctgaaatcaaacctccaatttggaactgactgcctggagcctttgcctggttgcttacttagcattgctctcgagtactcatcctcaactgctgtcaaggtcacgaattccaccggcaaatacctcatgacagttgatcagatattggctctttacactgaagctgccaagcgtggatgagtcactatgaatgaatgttctgaaggaccatttaaatgcaaaggttgcacaccacttctgccatgcaaaagattgaagcagaaggttcaacggtgagctgaaacagatcactacagcacgacacctttccataccacattcattattccgtcaacagcaaaagtatcccatatcatcaaggtcgaacatactctagatttgatggacttgttttgaccctcaaatttttgagtcggccttatactctgaagggcaccagaaaaccctccagcacagttcaagaataagcctgtggaaagttacttcttcaaaagcaaaagtatctcatatcatctcttatccatttgcttctccttatcctggcagttgaatgagagacaaggagaaggagaacaatcaaccggaagccgaagtcaaacctctgatcctgggttgcttacttggaagtttgactgcttaccttgtctgtcacctctttcggcagatctcctagctcggcgacttgggggactcctactatagggtttgtatcacacttgactaagcccgaaactacaactaagcttcaagtgaaattgatacattaccttgtgcgtcaacatcagctaaatacaccattcccggatggaggaaaggtacttccagagaagggcagatgaagatcagaccacacttcggtacttagaagtttcgtgattactcaagggattggatcttgcaagtccccaaccgaggagtttccctcactcgggaacttaggggagcactgtttgtaccatacttgaccaatcccgaaactaccgagcaccggccaacgctatactgtcaaggacccagaagagttcccctccgaccaggaggccaatcactactcgacacgtgtcaagattagaagccaatcagagcgcaacacgtgtcaacatcaagaaccaatcataacatgacacatgtcaatgtgacaaagctacaagtttttctataaataggggtcatccccccacaatattgcctaatgccatttgtgttaaatcattcacaagaactcactaaattgagagcttgatcctttgtacttgtgtaagcccttcactactaataagaactcctctactccgtggacgtagccaatctgggtgaaccacgtacatcctgtgtttgcttctctatctctattcatttacgtacttatcctcactagtgaccgaagcaaccaagcgaaggtcacaaaacctgacactttctgttgtaccaaagtcttcgctgattttgtgcatcaacaagaacatttcgagacatgttgaccacAAGTCAACTCTCGGTCAACGATAAGGTCCACAACTCTACGTAATTTGATCCTGAAGATCCGCACATCGGATTTCTGATCCATAACTTCccaaagtccacattatgcttctaaaataacatactaaaatttcattatgatccaacagtcggattgtcgtcaatcacacaaacaagtggcggtccaatttgatcaccacaccaaacaattgaatttcgggAAACCGAGCTAGACATAGGTTCACAGGGTCACTAGAAGGTATTTGGTACTTATACAACACTTGTGGACGGTCCCACGCACCGCCACACACGGTGGTAGCCAAGGAGGAGGGTTTtgaaaacctaaattttcaacATTAACTAAATGAGCTCAAATTTACGTGGTAGCTAGAGCTCAACAAGAAACACTTTTCACAACTAGGCCGACGATAAATTCTAACCAGAAACTGTCCAAATTCACCGGAGAAAACTggatttctagggttctaaacacCCAACACTAAAATGAAAGCACGAACCAAGCataaaacttgaagattatgaagagtagatgaagtttcatacctcactcAAAGGAAATGGTTGCCGGAATCGCCGGAAAAGTAGTGGGTTTTGTGGCTTCAAACTGCAAATATGGAAAATAAAATGGGGCATCTAACACTACAGAGTTGTAGGGCTcgtcaagagctttccatggacaccaagattgCCCAAAACAGAGCTCGGATGGAGGAGATACAAACGGGTCAAGTTGGTGGGTTAACAGGTCCAATCCATCCCAAAACGGGTTAGAATTAGACCCctccctttctttttccttttttcctccTGATTCCTTGTTTcccctccctttttttttttcaattctgaTGGTCCACTTAACCCCATATCGATCTGGGCCTCTTACCCACAAAGTGGGAGATAATTAATTCCTAAAATCTATAGTATCACAACTTCAAATGTTcctaactataccgttataatccgaaCTCGCAAACGGTTTTCGCCTATGTGTTCGTGGTTTCGAGATCTTTTCGAAAACATTACTTGTGATCTCGAAAGGTCAATGagtaaataataattttccaaacttcactcttcgtaactagtttaattgaaatctaaattcaaataaattaatataaattcttgaaaaataatataaaatcttaataatacaaatacgtagattataacagtgaaatccatGAATGagatttcacaaaaaaaatggTCGAGGATGGGTTGAGttgattctacaaaaat
The nucleotide sequence above comes from Malus sylvestris chromosome 16, drMalSylv7.2, whole genome shotgun sequence. Encoded proteins:
- the LOC126606572 gene encoding uncharacterized protein LOC126606572 — translated: MSGPSDRRFDLNLEEETATPSPDNIWRPSFISPTGPLTVGDSVMKNDMTAAVVARNLLTPKDNRLLSKRSDELAVKDSLALSVQCAGSVSNMAQRLFARTRQVESLAAEVMSLKQEIRGLKHENKQLHRLAHDYATNMKRKLDQMKESDGKVLLDHQRFVGLFQRHLLPSSSRVVPGNEASNDEPPMPPPSGVLSSTEAPDNHPPVLSLSGALPTAETSPKQPL